Below is a genomic region from Macrobrachium rosenbergii isolate ZJJX-2024 chromosome 24, ASM4041242v1, whole genome shotgun sequence.
AGCTAATCACTGAAATTAGATTACAAGAAGCCTGTTCACAAGCTGAAGGGACTGTAACGTACCAGTTTTTAATAACCTGCAATccaaaaattgtaattaaaagaCCAGCAATCCAGTTGCCTAATGCGCTTCATCAACCCTTCCCCCTATACCCCTGCCTACTCCGACATCCAGAGTGCCATCTCACCTGCCAGAAGTAGCGTTAAGGATAAACGGTTATTTTAAAGTCACCTTaccaacaaacgaagccttaaaatgcatatgttaaCCGAACATTTATCGCCcagaatgattttttctttcatttcccaaaatatttgcataaattcgtgttacaccctgtatatgaTAGATTAAAATTTATTGAACCATGGCTAGAGCCCGATAGTGGTACGAAATTTCACATAAgattaattattaaaagaaatttattaaagatTCTTCCTAAGGGCAATAAGTTTGTCAATTTGTCATTGTCTCTGTATTTGGTGcgcatttttgtaaaatatgactTAAGGTGACCCcgaattatatttgaaattataaaagaaaccaTAAGTAATCATCACAGAACCAAAAAGACGTATATTTcctaaagaattaaaaatcatGGTTAAAGATACAACTTAGCATAGATATCAAACCCAGTCCCTTGGGTGAGGACGATATAATGCGGGTGCGTGGGGCGGTGTTTAGGGCTGAGCATTACAACCCATGAGCCCCTTATTACAACAAAGGATCCTCAGAAAGAAAGCCAACTTTGCATCCTTGCCAAATCCTTCTCGTAAAGCATCACCTAGATTAACAAGAAAGTTCAAAGCCACCGTAAGTACGAGTGTCATTCCaaatcactagagagagagagagagagagagagagagagagagagagagagagagagagagagagagagagagagagagagacactgattgTAAATCTCATTCTAATGTACTGTCTTTGTACTGTCTTTAAGAAactatcattttaaatttaagcAATAAATAATGCAACCATTAAGCACACTAATAACATTAAGATATCAAATAAGTACATATCTGCATTCAGTATTTTTACCATAGAGGGAATGATGTCATGACgatattttttccttactttgtaATCCGTTTTGTTGACGCATCCACGAGAATGTAATGTTTTTGAAGTGCTTTTATTAAAGTTTTGCGTTCATCCtccttaaaagcaaaaaataaataaggtaactCATTTCATCTCAGAATCTCTATCTCTGGGGTAATCTCTGTACTTCTTCATCATTGTGCTTTTAAtcaactgttttcttttgtttctcagaATCTCTATTTCTGGGGTAATCTCTGTACTTCTTCATCATTGTGCTTTTAAtcaactgttttcttttgtttctttcatattACAGAAGTCGCTGACGATAGTTATCCCTACGCCAACGCCGCTTTTCCGTCGTCTAATCAGGGTAATCAAGAATCCAGCCATATTCTTTTGATGGCAATATACCAAACTCATAATTACGAAAAGGTGCGTTATTGCTGGTAATTTTACTTCTCCTATTTGAACTCAAACATTTCATTCAGTAAATATCAGAGGCTGAAAAAGTGTGATGTATAAATGGTCATATGTTGGTCATATAGACGTTTGaattacttaaaagaaatatacaagcAAACAAACAGTTTAGCTCatgaagaaacattatttttgatGTGCATGTTCACATAGGACACTAAATGATTTCCATCGGACCTAAAGTGATTCCTCATTGCCTTCTGACGGCTACTCAATTGGTTGGTATATTAAACGCTTAAATGTCCTGTTTTTGGATACTGAACATCATGATCTAACAACATCTAGAACTTTCTTTTTGAATCCTTCTTATATGTCAGGACAAAACTTATGGCGAGAGCAAGCAGAAGAGAGACAGCCGTGTCCCTGGCCAGATGGTTGGTCGTGGCCGAAGTCGTAGCCACGGTGGAGGTGTTGACAGCGATGACTACCAGATGCTGGGATCAGAGACCGAAACCGAGCACGGCGGAGTCTCTTCAAGAACGGAATCCTCCAACCAGCTGGACGACGTCCTGTCCATACGAGACCAGTCGGTCTATAGCAGGGATTCGGTCTACTCTGGAGACAGTGCAAGAACCCTACCGGTCAAGGACCCGAGGGAAGTTGGGttgaagaaggaaagggagggcgCTGGAAACGCCGCCAGTCAGGGATTCCAGCAAAGGATTCACCACAGTGAGTATTGAGTCTTCCTCCTCAAGCACATTCCTAACTTTCTGCTTCcaagttgttctttttttttttttattttggcatcgCTTCATTTCTGCATTATCATCCACTCCTCCCTCCTTTTTTCTTAACGTGCATCAGTGTTTTTAATCTTAAATGTTAAAATCGCGTGTTCTTCAACTGTTTATACAGTAGATGAGATCACATTAATCAAGTTCTTGGGGAACATTGCTATTCGCGGTAGAATTTTACAGTTTAGCCTAAATTCCTTAGATAGGTTTCTGTGAatgaaaaactcaaaactttACTGTCAGCCTCATACTGAACTGGTATCAGTTTAATACAAGACAAAATTCGATTACTGTTGCAGTATATAACAAATGAACTCAAATGTTACACATTCCTTTGAAACTGCTCGCACTTGCAGTTCCCAGATGGACAAGTTTTgcccataaaaaatatttttggtaggtaaattaatataagtttttaatCCATTCATCTTTTGTGTTTGGGATTTACTAACATTTAACAAATAATGTGACAACATTTCAGAAAGTAACCTCCTACACCAAATATCTTTACTTTGATCAGTATGGAAGTTAGTACAATAAGAAAGGTCCTTCTATTTTAAATTCAAGGTGAAAATACAAGGTTAGGTTTATCAATTTGGTAAGGAACCAAGGATGAATTCTGTCAGGACTACAGGTTTCTTGATtcttgcaaaatttaaaaagaaatatgtaaaatacatgaGGGGGTTAAAAGGCCATGGACAGATTAGGAGAAAGGGAATCGTCTAGGATAAGTTTAGGGAAAAATAAGAGGCACCGGAAATTTTGCATATCGAAACACCTACACATATGcggagaaagaaaacaaattagatTTGCAgaagttttggattttttttttagcaatatggAAGGGAGAAGTCGTGAGAAGAACACCAGACTTTACGTTTCCTCGTTATAAAGTCATTAGGCCTACTCATTTCAGTTTTGAAGTTACTGTGAGCAGTCTGAAGACATCAAAGTCAGAGCAGACCAAGTTGGCTCTGTCTGCCTCTTTGCGTTGAATAGCTGGAGAGCAAGCATAGGCATATCAAATGCAATGTCTTTTTGAAATACGGAAGTTTTTAAAAGGATTTAACCACTTTAGAAATCAAGATTGTAACAATGAATGACTTTTATGTGaatatttggcttttttttatttacttggttaCCTTTGTGTTTGCTTGATTTGTTTCTCTCTGACAGCTAATTGGAAATTTACAAAGGCTGTTCAAGCATATTATTGTCGTGTTGtccaatatacatttttcttattttgcatttaatcCTTCGTCCCTCCTTTCATGCTGTAGTCTTTCTTCTATAATATCTGAAATGCTCAATCTTTACGTACTGATAGGTCTTCTCAACATAGTAAGACAAATCAGCGGAGTAAGCTTGTCTGAATCATATAGTATGCCCTTGTTGTGTTCctacaaataatttttactttatatgacGAATGATTTTCAGTATCTTTAGAGAATAAAAAAGTCACTTTACCGCAAATGagtatatatctttctttttccaaaaaaaaatgataataataataataacgaggaaGCATTTCATGCTGCAAAATTATTCAGCTCATATTACACAAGATTAAATGGTACTTTTTAAGAACCTCTTCCTTGATGTTTACTCAGTTGTTGAATGAGAACTCTATATTTAAGCTTTCTATGGTGTTCATGGTACATCTGGCATAGAATGAGAACaaaaaaaagctttaattatAATGCTTCCGTGCAATGTTCTTTACACTGCAGACTAATACTTTGTAGTTTCTACatggattttatataaatcattttttatgaaacagtttaGAATGTTGCTGTCTGTGCGCAGAGGGCAAATAATACTAGGTACAGTATTCTGTTTGAGGAGTAAAATGTTTTGTTGAGCAATTTAAAACTACGCTCACATTCTTAGACAATTCGTCCTGAATTGAAATTTATAGATATAGTGTAACTAACCCATTTTGATGATGAACAGAAGGCAGCTAGCTAAGCTTATTTGCTGTTCTTAAGTATAAGGTTCACGTAAAAGATAAGAATCCTAGTTGAAGTTGGGTTGGGTATTTCAGACCTGCTGTACCACGCCGAGTCGAGCACCTCCCCTGAACCCTCCCCCACCACTGAACGAAAGTCCTTCCTCCGTCACGCAAGAGCAAGGTACACGGTCACTCCTGCATGCAATGAGAGATTGACCAAATGTACAAAGTCACTCCTGCATGCAATGAGAGATTGACCAAATGTACAAAGTCACTCTTGTATTCAATGAGAGACTAGCCTGTTGCACAAAGTTACTTTGGGCATGCAATCAGAGACAGACGCAATGTACACAGTTACACCTGCGTGTTATCTTATAGACATATGCTTGACTGTCAGAGATTTTGGTAGGAGAAGGAACCTTTAGTTGGGTAATGGCTTGTCCCTGCATGGTAGCACTGACTGAAACTTTCTTTTGCAAAAGTCTGATTTTAGTAGAGTTcgccatttaattatttttatttttatactaaattattattttcgctTGTATTTTGTGTTGCTGTTGTGACATCATAAGATTAATTTCCGACTTTGCTTGAATCATATATTTCGTTTTTGCACTTTTAGCATTTACTCTTCTACCTTCCAGCAGTCCCAAACTTCTTGATGGTAAAGTAGGCGTAGGATTGTTGTTGTATTCTTGAATCACTTGGCTATGATGAAAGACAACGAGGAACCTATTCTAAAGGattctttttctccctttattATAAAAGATTCCCAGCTTGGCATAATCCCAACATGAGCTTGCAAACAAGCAATCTATGTAATTATTTAGTCTTAAAAACATCTATTAAGTATCCATAGTTCTTCATACCCTGCTTAGTTCTTATATAATCTAGGGATGGCCTAATAAACCTCGCCGAAACTATATCATAAATTATTGACCTTTTGAAGCCGAGACTAACTGACTTCACTGTAAGGCGTTTAACTGCATTGTCGATTTCAGTCACTTTGAagtaatttcctcattttattaaTGAGAAGTTCAGCATCCTGGCTCCCACCgttaagtgaattttacttattaaaactAGATCTTTTCCACGTTACATTAATATGTTTTAGGTACATGCATCTCTTTTCGGGTCAGGGTTTAACAGTAAATCTCTTACTGATAATGTTATGCGATATATTGAGGGGTGTACCTTGTCTTCTAATTGCAATGAGAAATTGAACTGAGAGTAACCTTCTTTACCGTCTCAGGTAGAAACAGACAGACATCTTTAAAAATTCAAGGAATAGCACCCTCTCTTTAAAAATTTCACCAAAAGTGCATTTTCTTTGAATGTTCCGTTAAAATACCCTTTCTACAGTATTACCATTAAATTAAGGGTACTCTTTCCTTAAATATCCTGTAGAAGGTACCCCCACTTTAGAAATTCTGTTAATGGTACCATCTCTATAAAAGATTGATTAAAAAAACTCCCACTAAACGATACTTTTAAAAGTTCCAGTAAAGGTAACCTCActtgaaaaaatttaccaaaggTATCCTCACTTTAGAAATTTTACTAAAGGTGACCTCCCTTAATTCTAATAAAGGTATccctttcttttaaaaatctgttcTAGATACAGTTAAAAATCACTTGTAAGTAATCTTgatgaaaacttaattaaaaatgtactctttaaaaatttaattgcaGGTGCCCCATCTTTAAGAATCCTAATAAAGgctctttctttagaaaaatcttataaagggtccttctttaaaaatttcttcagtGCTACTCGGTCTTTGAAAATTTCTTTAAGGGTACCTCTAATCTTTAGGAATTACATTAAAAGTACCCTCTTTAAAAATCCATTAAAGGTACCTTTCtgtaaaaaatcaaattacacgtaccctctctttccctctgtgTCAAACTCAATGAAATGTAACCTTTTTGTAAAAATTCCATTGAAGGTACCCTCTATAATAATCCGATAATAGTACActctaaataaaaattctattgaaGGTACGCTGTCTGCTAATATTGAATTAATTGTTCTCGTTctttaaaaattctaataaatggcaccctttctttaaaaattccaataaagatacattttcttttttaaagaacaGTTCCAACCCATGTCACATGTCATTATCAAGGTGTTATTTTATTAAACCGTAACAGGTCTTGGTCCGGCTTGAATAATGAGAATTTTAGACACGTGGAAAAATGTTGTAAAATGTCCTTTCACTTGTACAGAGGCTGTTGATATAAAACGGATATCACATACAGGCTGCAAAtcttaaatacgaaaaaaaaaaatttatataactcAGTATCATTTCCAGTTGGTagaattttaaataacaaatCTAAACTGcatcatttctttttgttttctttatttcgaaATGGAAGAATACTTATTTAATCTACATTAAATCGGTGCTGTATAGTCAAAGCTAAGCTAAACTTTGAGTCAGTAAGTTTCTTAATTCATTGACATGTTATCTCGTTGTTGATATTTTGCATAAAGATTCCATAGCAATTTTTCACAAATTGTCGCCATTCTCTGATATAgattgaatattaatttcataacgtCTTCTGTACCTCATTTTCTATCTGCTGTTTacaagagataaatatatatggaaaggcACAGTAtcacaaaaatgtaaatgtgatTTGCAAATGTTTTGGGCTACCACTCACATGAAATTTAAGTTGTTTGTGTACTACTGTCGGTAACAATGCaggttaaattaaaaatacatacatacttacagtaCAAACATTATTTGCTGCTTCAGAGCATTGGATATGGTCATGTTTTTTGTGCATAAGGAGCACAGGATTCCGTaagatttttattcagttgtttaCCAAAAATGTGTACGTATTTAAAGCcgtgtgaaaatattttctccaaGTAAATATCAATGTCCTTATACCTCAGAGATAAATTGATATGCGGAGACGCAGATACTCTCTAGGTATCGTAATATATCCTGTGAACATTCCAAGCATGAACGCAATGACTCGCTTCTGTtggtctataaatatataaacagaataacgTAAAAGGATCCATCAAGTACTCATTTATTGACTGTGGAAGCTCAGACCATACAGATGCAGATTTTCTGTGTGCAGGGAAAAAGATATTTCACATATCCTATTTCTTCGGCAGTTGATGAACgttaagagaaaaatagaatgcTTTATAGCGGTAATATTTGAAGTCGTATTTCAAGGACAAATGGTTGGAAATCTCAGTAATTAGATGCAGAATGTAAACAAAGTTTCAGTTAAAATACTAAGTAATCAAATTCTAATTGTATTTCTCTCCTGTTTGTCCATTCATTTAGTTTCTACATTTCGTAAAGTTTATTTCGTTCACAGTCATTCTGCGGATATAAAAGGTGctagttcattttttcttttatccgaaACTAAAGCAAATCAAAACGTGAATTTCCTGCTTGGTAGTTTTCCTTTTGGAaggatttttccatattttcagaaGGCAAgatgtgtatcttttttttttttaatgcgggAACTGGAAACACACCAGAGTTtcacattatgattattatgtgtCAGGGATAAAGGCATTGCCATTTGATGATGTCTGATTATGCCATATTTTGTGACTAGAAGATGTTCTCCACATCAGTTATTTTCATATGACTTAACAGCAGCTTTCAGAGGGAAGACGTCAGAAAATATGGGAAAGTTTTTTATGCTTCTGTTATTCAGTCTCCTGTTAGATTCCTTCCTAACTTACTGACGAGGCTCCTCTGGGGGCGGTGAGGACTTCCCAAGTTCACGCCCCTGCCTCCTTCGCAGGTCCCGTGTGACAGCGGAGGGCGTGAAGGTAGTGCTGGGAGGCCTTCATGGGAATATAGCGGCAACTCCTCCTGTGGCCAAGCCTCCGTCCTACCCTGGGGTCGTGGGGCCCCAACTCTCAGGGCGCCCCAACCGCAGAGGCCGAAGCCAAGACCAGCAGGAGGTGAGTGAGGCGGAGTGTGATCGCGACATCCTTCCGCCCCCTCGATGGTACAGTGACGCCAAGTTCAAAGGACGAAATTCGGTCGATTACTCCATCGACGTCTAAGAGTGACTCAAGCAGAGATGGAATTAATTTTGCTACAAATGAAAGCTGTAGGTTTATAAAGGAGAATGTTctggaatgataaaagaaattactAAGACCTCCTATTTTTCAGTAATTGAAGGATAAATATAACAACATTCTTGTTTGTATTCACTGTCTTTCCTGAAACTGTTGCCCTGCCTCAGTGTTATATTGAAGTTCAAGTGGATTAAGTCTTACTGACTAGACGAACTTCTCTGTACAAACTTCATTGGTTACAGTATTGAATTTTATCGGGTTCATAATAGATTTTCATTCAGAAAggctcaattaattcttgaaattatgtaattttttttgcatctgtGGTGACGGTCTGTCAGATGACAATATTTTACCAATTATGCTTGTGATCTGTGACCTTTCAAACCGGGATCTTTGACAAA
It encodes:
- the LOC136851783 gene encoding uncharacterized protein, coding for MIAAAVKEQPQMTAVAVKQQLGLQIRVQTVRNRLHGAGMHHRIPARKPLLMQQHKEEKMGPVYSYINCFAGTTILIASFISSDDEECSPQVADDSYPYANAAFPSSNQGNQESSHILLMAIYQTHNYEKDKTYGESKQKRDSRVPGQMVGRGRSRSHGGGVDSDDYQMLGSETETEHGGVSSRTESSNQLDDVLSIRDQSVYSRDSVYSGDSARTLPVKDPREVGLKKEREGAGNAASQGFQQRIHHNLLYHAESSTSPEPSPTTERKSFLRHARARYTVTPACNERLTKCTKSLLHAMRD